TGTCGGCCGCCAAAATAATGCCCTGGGCAAGGTTTTCGGTGAATACCATCGAGCGGCGATTATTACCACTGCCTACGATCGGGCCCTTACCGTTTCGGATCATTTCAAAAAATTCTTTTTGCCGGGCCGGCTGATTTAAGCCATAAAACCAGGGAGCACGGATAATAACAAGTTCCATGGCATAGCTTTCTTGTAACAGGCTTTGCTCAAGTAATCTTTTAGACTTGCCGTAGCCCATATAGGGGTTATAGGGGCTTTTTTCATCAAATACATGTTCTGGGTAAGGGTTGGTACCAATGGGAGAGTTTGATGACATTACCACGGCGCGTTGCGCACCTTGCTCGGCCATGTGACGCAGGAAATTTACGCTGCCTTTATGATTAACGTCGAAAAACTGCTTAACCTGTTTCGGGTGAATAATACCTACTGCATGGATAATAAGGGCATTTTCGGCGTGCTCGTTCAGTTTTTCATAAGTGCTGCTGTCACACACATCAACTGCAATTTTTTCTACGCTTTCACTCTGGTTTTCCAAAGCGGATAAAGCATTAGGCAGATCTGCGGCAATTATTTTTGTTGCTTCAGACACGCCGGGTAAATCGCTTCGGCCGGTAATGCCATTCAGTAAGCCTCTTAAAACGGCTTGCCCCAACCAGCCTCCTGCGCCTACCACAATTATTGTTTTATATTGATCTAGCATGTTCAAATCTCGCTTATGAATTTGTTCACATTTCGTCGCACTAGCGCCATCATGGCACCTTGTGGATTGCTCCCGGAAGCCCCTGGAAACAGTGATGTATCGGCAATATAAATCCTTTCAAGCCCATGCAGGCGCCCCCAGGAATCACTGGCGCACAGGGTGCGGTCTTCTCCCATTGGGCAGCCACCCATGACATGAATGGTCATCAACTCTGCATCACGTTTGTTTAACGCCGATGGAATATTGATTAATTGGTCGGCCCTCGAAATTTTGTCGATGGATCTATCGCTTACGTGCAGGTCCGTTGCCTCGGCAGCAAGTAGCAAGCGACATAGGTCGCGAGCCGCCTTCGCCAAGAGTTGAAGGTCTTGCTGGCTTAGCTTGTACTGTACAACAGGGTCGGGGAATAACGGCAGCTTTCTGATACGGCCACGACCGCCTCCGGTCATTGCATAATAAGTGAAAAAGTGCTGCCACTCGTCAACAATTTCGCGGGTGGGCAGGTCATCGCGCGACATGCTTTGTACCACCAGAAACGGTAGCGAACTTATCGCACAACCAAACGAATAGTCGGGTGCGAATTCTTTAACCTGATGTACAGGTACGCCGACACCTGCGCTATTAATGGGGTCAGCGAATTTGGCCATAACCTTAACGGTTGGGTGAATTGCCAGGCTTGTACCAATGTTGCTTCCAAGTTTGCTCTTAATGAGGAGAAAGGGCGTGTCAATTGCACCTGCGGCGAGAAATAAATATTCCGAGCACACAGATTGCCGCTGGCCATCACACAGCCACTCGCAATTCCAGTCGCCATTTGCTGCGAGCTTTATTAAATCGACTTTGGTGTTGAGTAATATGCTGCCTCCGGCATTAAAAAAGCGTTCCAGGTAGACTTCGCTTGCCGATCTTCGTGTGCCGATCGGGCGCTCGGATGTCGAGGCTTTGTCGTACTCAAACCAACGCGGTACTTCCATGCAATTCCAGCCCATTTTACCGGCACCTTCGGCCAGTTTTAATGAGGGTTTTGAGGCATCGCCAGGAAGGTTACAGATTCCCAGTTCTTTTTCCAGTGTCTCTATTTCGGGTAGTAGTGCTTGGTAGCTTAGCGATTCTATTTGATGCGATTTGCTCCAGCGTTCAATCACCGGCTCTGATAGGCGGTGGTACAGGCCACTGTTTACTTCGCTGCCGCCACCCAGGCAACTGCCTTCAACGTAATTTATGGTTGGGGTGCCCAGCATTGCAGTGATACCGGCGTTTTTGTAACGGTCGCGCAGCTCTGCCGCGCCGAATGGCACGGTGTTTTTTTGGGGTGTGTAGCCGCCCCTTTCGATTAACAATACGCTAAGCCCGCTTTCGGCGAGCAGAGTCGCCGAGAGCATGCCGCCCGGCCCACCGCCAACCACGCACACATCGTAGCGATTTTTTAACTGGGCGACGGACTCAAGAAACATGAGGATTCTCCGACAAGGCGCCTAAAGCCACAATGTTATACATGAACCGGGAGTAGGCTCTGAGTGCGCCAATGGAGCTGGCATCCATGATATTGACCAGGCCATTGAGTTGTTTCAGGTTGAGGGAGGAAGCAGGTTTAAAAAATAACAGTATGCCGAGCATGTTGATGTAGAAAGATAGCGCACCCAAAGCAAGTTTTATGTGGGCCGGCGCAGAGGCGTGGATCTGCAGCACAAAGCGCTCTAGTTCTGGCACATCAACCTTATAAAAGATAGAATGCTGGGTTTGTAGGTTATAGAGTACGGCGGCTGAAACTTTTATTAGTGTTTTTTCAATGATAGAAGCCATTTACATACCATCGTCTGAGAGGCAGTTTGTTAATTTCTAAACTTACCTACTACTAGTTCATTATTTTTATTATGAAAAGCACATAATATACCAAAGTAGGACGTTCCTCGACCACGAAAATCTGAAAGTGCGCTGATGATACCTATTTTAATAATAATTTAAATAACGCACCTTAAGTTTGCGATCAATAACATGAATAAAAATAACGATACCTCCTTTATGAAAAGGGGCCTGGGTTTATTGGCCATATTAAGACCCAAACAGTGGATTAAGAACCTTTTTGTGCTTTCCCCGCTGGTTTTTTCGGGAAACTTAACCAACACTTCGGCCATTGTCGACGCTGTAATAGCCACTGTATTTTTTTGTATCGCGTCATCAGCCGTATACATTATTAACGACTATCATGACATAGAAAAAGATCGTCTCCACCCGGTTAAATCAAAAACACGACCACTAGCTTCCGGTGCTGTGTCTAAGCCAGCGGCGATCATTCTGTTTGTAATATTGGTGGCATTTCTCTTTGTGGGTGGCTACATACTTTCAGCTGCATTGCCAATAATTATTGTTTACTTTTTTATAAATCTTCTTTACACCTTCTACCTGAAACACAAGCCGGTAATTGACATTTTTACCATTGCGACGGGCTTTGTTTTGCGGGTATATGCGGGTGCCATGGGTATTAATGTTGAAGTATCTACCTGGATGTTTGTGACCACATTGTGCCTGGCTTTGTTTTTGGCTTCTGTGAAACGAAAAAAAGAATTAACAGGTTCTGGTTCGGCTGGCAGAAAAGTGCTGGATAAATATTCCGTAGAGCTTGTCGATAAATACGCCCAGATGTCTTCCATGGGAGCACTGGTTTTTTACAGCCTATTCGTTTTGTCGGAACGCTCAGAGTTGGCTGCAACTATTCCCTTTGTTATTTATGGTTTGTACCGCTATTGGTATTCCGTCGACCAGCTTGATATGGGTGAATCGCCAACCGATGCCCTCTATTCAGATTGGCAGTTGGGTATGACGGTTGTGTTATGGGCTGCGAGCTGCGCCTACATTATTGTTACGGCGAGCTAAGCCATGGATTTTTCCTACCTGGTAACACCGTTTTTTGCCTGGCTTATTGCGGGGAGTGCGAAATTTGCCGTTAATTCCATTCGAGCCAGGGGCGCCGCTTTCAAGCAAATTGGGTATGGTGGCTTTCCAAGTAACCACACCTCCATTGTAAGCAGCATTGCCTGGCTGATTGCCATAAAAGAGGGTATTGATGCGCCGGCTTTTGGTGTTGCCGTTGCGCTTTGCTTTATTGTTATTCTCGATGCTACCAGTTTAAGAATGAAAGTGGCCAGCCACGCGCAACGCCTGAATAAGCTGACGCCAAACCAACAGCCATTACGCGAACGAATAGGGCACACGCCTGTTGAAATACTCGGAGGTATCGTCACCGGGTTGTTGACCGCATTCACAATCAACTCTCTAAGCGCATGGCTAACACATCTTTAAATAACGTTCTTCGGGTGATCGCTTTAATTGTTCTGCTCGGAGTTGTGGTTTATGCCTACCTTATTAGCCTGTCTCCGGATAGTAACGATCTTAAAGAGAAGATTTCTACTTTTACCCTGGCAGATCTTTCCCTTCCGATTGCGCTTTCTTTATTGAGTTATTTGTTGCGCTTTATTCGCTGGCGACTTATTTTAAAACAGCTGGGTTATAGGCTCCCGATTAAGAATGATTTGATTTATTACCTCTCTGGGTTTGCGCTTACCATGACGCCTGGCAAGAGCGGCGAAACCATACGATCTGCGTTCCTGCTTCAAGCTGAGGTTCCCATACAAACCAGTATCTCAGCATTTGTGATAGAGCGCTCTCTGGATTTGATTGTGGTGGGCGTTCTCGCGACCTTACTCTATGGAACGCCCTTACTCGCATTGTGCATTTTTGTGGTGGCGCTGGCGTTTCTCTCGCTGCTTGGAATATTCATTGTTAAAAAATTCCCTCCAGGAACCGAACAGCGCTTGCCAAAATTATTGTCTCGTGTGTTAAGCATCATCCGTCATGCCATGCTTGCGCTCAGGCCAAAGCCTCTTGCGGGTTATGTTGCGTTGGGTTTTTTTGCGTGGTTGTCACAGGGTATCGGATTTTTCTGTATTGTGGCTTTGTTCTCTGAAAATATTGAAATATTCAAAGCCATTGGCATTTACTGCGCGGGGCTTTTCGTTGGTGCCGTATCGATGATTCCTGGAGGTGTTGGCGTTACCGAAGGTTCGCTGTCGTGGTTGTTGCAAAATGTGGGTGTCGACCAAAACGCCGCAATACTTTCTGCGCTGATATCCAGAGGCTGCACACTTTGGCTGGCTGTTGCCATTGGTTGTGTCGCGCTCGCTGCCATCATTAAAGGTCAAACAATTCCTCTATCATCTAAAATCCTGAAGGAACCTGAAGCTTTATGAAACGTTTTATACCACTTCTACAATCTTACCTGTGGCTCGCGGTTATGGCCGCAGTAATTCAGGCATTTTCATTGCTATTTATTAATGTCGCGGCGATCGATGGCTTGCCCTATTTGTATAACGGTGTGCTCTATATTTTCATTGCCACCGGCTTAATTGCGGGGCTGCTGGTGTGGCGTAAATGGGCTTCCGATATGAATTTGATCTTACTGTCTTTTGCCTGCGTGGTTAACCTGGCCTATTTCGCGTTAATACCCACCATTGTCGACCGCAGCATCAGTGTTTTTGTGATGAATGAATTGGCCAGTGGGCCAAAAAATCTGGATCAACTGGAAAAAGCCTTTGTGGACAATTTTGTTTATAAAGGCGGAGCTGTGCCCAAGCGAATATCTGAGCAAAGTTTATCGGGTAATATTATTCAGCTTGATGACGGCCGTTACGAGCTCACGGGTTCGGGGCACGGTACTGTCGGTCTGTTCCGTTTTCTTGGAAAACTTTACAACACCGACCAAGTAAGTATTAAAGAAGAGTAAGCGATATAACCGGCAAATAAATAGATTATTCTGATGGTATTATTTGCCGGGCGAAAATGGGTTTTTCAAAGCCTGCTAACGCATCGACAGGCAAAACACAATGCTCACCACAACAGATGCAGTCATGGCACCATAGCCAATGTAGGCAAGCATCGGCCTGTTGTTTTGCCAGCAGCTGTCTACGGCGAGAGGTACCAAAACACATGGGGCGATCATAATCGTCCAAATATAGCGGAAGTCGTTAATTGGAAACGATGGAATCAAGCTTCTGATAATAATAAGCGCTGCCAGACAGGTCACAATTAACGCATAGAGAGGCCCATAGCGGCTCATGTTGTCGCGACGCATAAGGAAGGCGTGTACGATCACAAAGCACAGCAGTATTAAAAACGCAACGCTGGAAATTGGGGCAACCGCTTTGCGAATCGGGCTGCCCGCGTTATAAATATGTTCATCACGAAACTCGCCATACAGCGCTGTTTTAAGCAGTGCGGTCCAAAAAAACTGTCGCCCGGTTCCGTCATCAAGCGGATGTACAAATGGGTGGTTAACAAATTCTACGGGGTCGAAGTACAAGTAATTTCGGGCTTCATTGCCAACCTGGAGCGCTGGGTTGAGGCCGCCAGCATTGGAAATAATAGAGCCGTTGGAAGGGTGCTCGTTGGGTGGTCGCAGAGTTTTATCGATAATGGGGTTGATCAGTAAGGCAATACCCATAATCACAACCGCGGGCGTGAAGTTTTTCACCATTGTGAAAAACTGGTGATAACGGGAAACCGCGTAGCCGAGTGCGAAGAAACCCAATAAGGCGAACATCACAATACCGTTTGCTTTCACTAAAATAGAAAGCGAGGCAAAAATGAGGCTGATGTAATAATAACGGAGTGTCTTGGTTTGCCACCACACCACAAAATAGTAAAAAGCAATAGTGAACAGGGTAAACATCCACTGGTCGTTGTTGATGGCAATACTGTGCATGGTGCTTGAGGGCAAAAATGCAAACAGGCTCATTGAGAATATCTGCATAGCCGGCCAGCGGAAAAAACGCAGGATGGTAAGAAAGCCAAAATAAAGACAAAACGCAGCGCTCGCAACCGAGCCCAGCATAAGCGTTTTATGTGTGTCGAATTCGGTAAGCCCCACCTTGGTGAGCAGCGCCTTGGCGGTTGCCATGGTCCCGAAATAAAAGGGCGGGTGATAGCAGCTCCAACACTGCTCTTTCTTGGGTAGAGCTTTGTTTTCGATCAGGATATCCATGTATTCGATGTGCCCGTATACATCGTGAGAGCGCTGCAAGGCGTGGGTGTTGGATACCAGATAAACGCGAAACAGAATTGCCACCAGCAGGATTGCCAGCGCGTATATCGGAAGCTGTGAATGAACCAAGCGGCTGAAAACACAGTAGAACAGGATAACAACCAGCAGGCATACCAGCGCCAGATAAGTGGGCGAAGCCAGGTTCGCCGAACTCACATCAAACCCAAAGAATACGATGTGTTTCGGGCGTGTGTGGCGTGTTTTAATTTCGAGCTGGTTGGTTCCGGGAACCGCAATATCGGAGATATCGAAATAAGCGCCGCTGTAAT
The DNA window shown above is from Alteromonadaceae bacterium 2753L.S.0a.02 and carries:
- a CDS encoding nucleoside-diphosphate-sugar epimerase, producing MLDQYKTIIVVGAGGWLGQAVLRGLLNGITGRSDLPGVSEATKIIAADLPNALSALENQSESVEKIAVDVCDSSTYEKLNEHAENALIIHAVGIIHPKQVKQFFDVNHKGSVNFLRHMAEQGAQRAVVMSSNSPIGTNPYPEHVFDEKSPYNPYMGYGKSKRLLEQSLLQESYAMELVIIRAPWFYGLNQPARQKEFFEMIRNGKGPIVGSGNNRRSMVFTENLAQGIILAADKPGINKEIYWIADERPYTMNTIIDTVERLMDDEFKLQCKHKRLRLPGLAAEVAYLVDASMQALGLYHPKIHVLSEMNKTIACTVSKAKKELGYTPQVALEEGMRQSLQELYG
- a CDS encoding choline dehydrogenase-like flavoprotein; the protein is MFLESVAQLKNRYDVCVVGGGPGGMLSATLLAESGLSVLLIERGGYTPQKNTVPFGAAELRDRYKNAGITAMLGTPTINYVEGSCLGGGSEVNSGLYHRLSEPVIERWSKSHQIESLSYQALLPEIETLEKELGICNLPGDASKPSLKLAEGAGKMGWNCMEVPRWFEYDKASTSERPIGTRRSASEVYLERFFNAGGSILLNTKVDLIKLAANGDWNCEWLCDGQRQSVCSEYLFLAAGAIDTPFLLIKSKLGSNIGTSLAIHPTVKVMAKFADPINSAGVGVPVHQVKEFAPDYSFGCAISSLPFLVVQSMSRDDLPTREIVDEWQHFFTYYAMTGGGRGRIRKLPLFPDPVVQYKLSQQDLQLLAKAARDLCRLLLAAEATDLHVSDRSIDKISRADQLINIPSALNKRDAELMTIHVMGGCPMGEDRTLCASDSWGRLHGLERIYIADTSLFPGASGSNPQGAMMALVRRNVNKFISEI
- a CDS encoding 4-hydroxybenzoate polyprenyltransferase, which encodes MNKNNDTSFMKRGLGLLAILRPKQWIKNLFVLSPLVFSGNLTNTSAIVDAVIATVFFCIASSAVYIINDYHDIEKDRLHPVKSKTRPLASGAVSKPAAIILFVILVAFLFVGGYILSAALPIIIVYFFINLLYTFYLKHKPVIDIFTIATGFVLRVYAGAMGINVEVSTWMFVTTLCLALFLASVKRKKELTGSGSAGRKVLDKYSVELVDKYAQMSSMGALVFYSLFVLSERSELAATIPFVIYGLYRYWYSVDQLDMGESPTDALYSDWQLGMTVVLWAASCAYIIVTAS